Sequence from the Castanea sativa cultivar Marrone di Chiusa Pesio chromosome 12, ASM4071231v1 genome:
ggggtatttgatgtgcattgataatagcttaattttgcatatttatatcattgttagaaagcattatcatacttattttgaggtaattcatgcattttatatttggttttggaataaaggtgaataattaattttgtgcttaagtgaatcttattgcgtgaatttatcttttgtaggagaatggaattaaataagtggatttgtgcaaagaagaaagctaatgaaCTTTACttttaccaaaagtccgaattctgacgttaaatgggccaaaattgtcagttaagtgaagcctaaaaatctgaaattttctccaaacgggaattcaacttataataggattccttgacctatttaaaggctctttagggcaaaattcaagggGGGCTAGTGTTAGGGCTAagggctgaacatagagagtacagctacttctttggttttcttccatgacagttagttttattttatttgtctagtttaatgtttagtattttattcttgtgttttattttaattattatgagtagctaaatttataattagggttgaggatgaaaccttgttaaggattattattaatatttatgtgattttattttttccacaatagttgtcatttaatgatttaaattgttcttgcttcatatcaattgactaagatgagattctagatatgagttcaattatgtttttctcatgatttaggatttgtcttaattaattgaatgcttggtttattaattcttgattataaaattgggtatcgcttgtgatttatctgtcaatggatacaatttatgatttgatttttaaaattagatatatcttgtgatttgtttggctatagatacaattgatgatttgattttatacttaagaagcgaagaagaacatgcttttgatttttaaaataaggattttaatgagaatattttccatgatagcaagattgatttctagattatcatgtagtgagttgggaaaaattaatgatcataaatatatgctgatatgacttacaaggcggattccaaaaccttaattcctttcccttgattgtttacatctttttactgttttatatcttttgcttagtttaactatttgcttaactttattatttgcttagtttatttactttcaaaacaaccaatttttattaaactagattaggattaatttgattaaaatttaattaattttcctacattcattcaagtccccatgggttcgacctcgttcttgtcaaattATATTTCGGTACAGTTCGTACACTTgcaagtattttaaaatttcacaacagaGCCAAAATCTTGGAGTTAAGATAACCCTACTATCCTACCATAGACCTTAATGATAAGGGCATTTGACCAAGGAGCTTCGATGTGTTGCTTGAGAGCTTTAGAAAGCTTTACAGCAGCAAATCCTTCCCTGAGCGTTTCAACCTCTGAATCGGACTCCATTTCATCTTCTACATACTTCGAGAAATCAAAAGCTTGAACACAGGCCCCAGGGATTTCCCCTATGAGCTTATCTTTAAAGGACGACGGTGCTCCATTGGAGCCAACTAGAGCAAAGAGATCATTCCCATGAGGAACAGTCTCTTGTATTGGTTCCAATGAGTGATATTCCTCGACTTTCTTGGTGCTATGACGTAGCTCTGCTTCTTCTTCGCGAGAGAGCACTTGAGAGAACATCCATACTCGTAAAAATGACCTCTTCTGAGCCCTAACCATAGTTCACTTTACTGTCCATATAACATTACAAATTTAGACTTCTTCATTTGGAAAGATTAAATTATgcatataatttttactttaatgATCTGAGAAATTAATCCTAACAAAAGATGACACTGAAAAGGAAACAAAGGGGAAATTATTCATACTGATAAGCTaagtaattaaaattaataattacttttaaaagaacACGTTATAAGTGCTTGGACTCATTTATAGAAGTAATACATAGAACAAAATATgcaatgaattttaattatttaataaaccCTTTCATAAAGGATTTGTCTTTGGTTAAACACCCTGGAATAGAAAGGTAGGTTCATAGTAACTAATAAATGGGGTAGATTTTTATCAAGATATTCAATTCAGTCCTTTAAGATAGTTTCAAAATTAAcccaccaaaacaaaacaattgaaTGGCATGGTTGTAGATTTTTCACAACAGAAAAATCACATACCCAAAGATGCACTAAAAACCCTCTAATATTCACAGCCATAAAACCCAACTAGGAAAACACCCAATGATGAAAGAACCCATGGAATCCAACTGAAATTGAACCCACACACCCAAACAACACAAACATAAATAACAGAGAAGTGAGACAGAACCAGATCGAGTGAATGAATGAAATACAGAGAGATTTCAATAAAACGACACAAAATGCAAGAAGAAGATTGAGGATTCCTCCCCACCCACCTTGTACACAATACCCACAATATCAAAATTGATTATGATCCTTTAAAGAAACCTTCACCTGAGAACACAAGAAGCCTTATTTCCCATTTTGCTGAGctattaaaacttaaaatagaCGTATGTCAAAAATTTAGAAGAGAAATCTAAAAAACAGTACCTACCTACTGTATTTAAGTATTGCCCTTATTTTAACAATTGGGCTTAATTGTGTAATAAAGTAGAATTGGTCATAAGCTGCATTTGCTCAACTGTGTTTTACACGTTTTGCAAATCTTgtgattcaaatttcaaaatctcaCCTTCCATCCACTCTATGGAGaacaaaattgttgtttgaaaaatacCATCTAACTTTGAAtgattttctcaattttctataataataCCATCTACGTTCAGTGTACCTGTACCCTTCAGCTATTGGCAACAAGTGTTCATGGGGATCCAATGAATGATGACTTTGTCTAATTTTGCAAATCTTTGTAAGAAAGCAAAATCGAATGCTGCTCATTGCTAATAGTAATAGGAATCACCGTGTAACTGAGGACAACTCAAAGGACTTCATGTATGAAGAAAGACTATACCTTAACAAAACGTTTTCTTGCTATGGGATTATACACCATTTTCAGAAAAACTCCACAAACCTCGTACTAATTTGCATTAGGGAACAGATTGGCCTACTTACATATTCAAACGTGTTGTCCTCGCATGACAATGACAGGgaaaccaaaattcaaaaagtgTTGAAATAAAGCAAATGCACgcaaagaaaaagatagattgTGATAGTAAAGATTAATTCATCCATTGAACGAGCAATATCTTTCGTTCTCactgataatttttgttgttacaCTAGTGTTAAGCAATTTGAGACAAATCAAAGTACGTTAAACATGCTAGATAGGTTGGTCTCCTCTCCTCTTCTACATAATCCAAATCTAAACTATATATAGATTTAATCAAGCAAAGTTATCTTTCTATACATTCATATAGGAACATACTGTTGTAGAGGAACATACTGTTGTGGTTGTTCCATGGGATATGATATGGGGTATCTTAGTTTATCTTAAATCCTTGTTATTTGTGGGTTACCGTtaattcaatcaatgaaaacaATGAATTGAGGATTTAATTTTGCATACGcacacccaaaaaaagagaaatagaaaatacAATAGATTTAAATCATatctatctatcaaaaaaaaatctacgtTATTTTCATGTAATGAGAACACAATTCCAATACCCAAcccaaagattaaaaaagagaagagaaaattaaaaaaataacaaagcaAGTTCAATAATGAAAAGCACATTTACACATAGCCTGACCTACTTGTAGACTAGGGTTATAAACAAGTGAACACTAAACACACAATTAATGTGGGATAAAcatccccttttttttttttgagtaaacaataatacttattagaacatacACGAAGTATTGATTTATAATTACTTTCttaaaacttagattaaattaaataaatctcAACTATTATCTTGGGTATGACTTACCTACagttcttttttaaaatgaatctctgtttgttttaatgagagacTGCCACATCActcattaactaaataaaatatgaagatTAAAACTCACTAGCACTtgctattatatatttaaaataaaatgacatgtccagttaaaaaagtagTAGAGGTAAGTCAAATCCTATCTTACCACCGCACCAAGAATAAATGATTGagaggtgggggggggggtaagggctagggttcaagtctccaggagggagcttcacacacatatacttttaaattaagctagagtagaaattctatcttgtataaaaaaaaaaaaaaaaaatcttatcttAAAAAGGTAGTCATCAAAGCTATTGAATGTATATCATTTTCATTGGTAAAATGAGAAATTAGAACAAGAATGGAGGATCACCAAATATGACACCCTATTCAATGAAAGTGAtacaaaatgagaaaataaaataattagattCGTATGATTAGATCTTGTAAATTTGGACCTAAACATGTTAACCCATTcgaattaaaaccaaaaattagGGTATGTGTAATAGAactttaatctaattaattatttttttacccatatatacccaatttcatcggacccaacccaacccatgaGCCTGTTAACTTTCCAGGCTTCATTGATCACTTCTTTGCATTCTAGGTGAGTggacctttttctttttttctttttgataagaaagGCCTTCTAAAGTACATAATGTGGGAGAGAACGGACCCATTGTATGTTGCCTAATGCTCCATCTAGTGGCTCCATAACAAAATCATTTCCCTTCCTTTTGTTCATTATGCATGCCCAGTTTTTCATAGAAGGCTGGACCTtgtatttgggctcacaatttacttgtttatgggttttgagTATCCTACAAGGGGCAGTTATGGGGCGGGCCCATTGAAGTGCCTAGTGCAGTAgctagtttctctctctctctttctttgaaaACTCTCTTTCGTATGCTCGGCTACTTTCTCCCTTTCTTACCTCTCAAATGTCTAACcctttttccctcttttcaTCACATATTTATAGCTTGAAGGTAGTGGATTGAGTCATGATTACCTTCTAATACCACTCGTGTGATTGGGGTCCAATTTGATTATTCCTgacaaaaatatgtttttgttagAAATAGGAGTTGAGACATTGGGACTGGGGCTGGAGTTTCCCAAGGCATTCCTAGTCTACTGAGGTATAACTGAGCATCATCGGTGCACGTGCTGACTACAGAGATCATCCTGCTGTGCATCGAACGCCCAAATGATGGGCTGATGCCCCTGGGCCGCTTAATGGTTAACCATGAGAAATGGTGGGCCCATGGCCGGGCACTGTTCATAGACCTATTTTAGTTTGGGCCCAGGGAAAATGGGCCCCTTGCCATATGCCGTACATTCATCATGCGCCCTTCGGCACTTAATATTGCCTAATCCAAGACttagttctaaaaaaaatttggtcatgATATTCCTCATATTGGAGCTGCTTTTGTTCTCTTTTCTGTtaacatcttttttatttactttgtgGGTAGGAATAGGATCTTAAACTTAGAGACATCTCATCCCATGGAAGCTGTCAGCTATGCTACTCTAGGCAGCCCCCAAAGTCCAAAGCCATTTACATAAGCTAACCAGTAACAATTTGTTAAAcgaaaagaaatatatatatcatttccGATCTATACTCCTTTGAGTGGCCCAGTTCCTTCATTCCTAAGGGGATAAAATTAGTAGATTTCCAAATTCTAACGTGtgtatacatacacacacacacacacacacacacacacacacacacacacaaatttcagttaagttagaaaaaattaaaggaagtATCcacataataaatataaattatcattcttgatgatgccgaaaaaatcaccagtaagttgtAAGCACTCTTCAAaccgaagcaacacctgcaaaaagaaaatagaagacctaacagagagcaccggtgtggtgccgaccaaaaaccctccgaaggtcaagttagagtcttttttgcaaccctagagtgccagagtcgagataattatgcgtacctttatttatgagggttttgatGTATTTATAGTGGTGCAGGGTTAGCATCCCTACCTCAGTTACaaagttctttccttctaggattAGAACTCCTTCCTTTCGAATACCTTCTATCAAGGCTAAACGTGCGATGCAAGAATTCCTCTTACACACGTTTTATGTGGAGAATAATGAAGGTCACATCAGCCCTAATTATATAGCGTGAACCCTTATTTAAGACTTCATGGAAACATTCCTAAAAGGGCGATCCCCGCATTATATCCATCCGTCCACTGTTGATCCGTCATCGTTGGCCATGTTGAATACTGTCAACTTTACGTTGTCATACCTACCAGGTAAGTTCATCAAGATCACTTTTTATTCCCCTTCAGTTTCCCCCTCATTCATGAGACCGTCACGTATCCTTCGCAGTTTCATGAAATGACGGTTAGCTATGACACTTGACGGGAGTGTTTTTGACGGACAGGCTGGAATGCGATCATAAATTCATAGGGACACGTGGGGGTACTTTACTAGTTGTTTGCTGGAATCGATGCGTCCCTTCGTTTATCGCgccgttccctctatatatactaCCCATCACtttcatttttacacttttagagAATTTTCTGCTGTTCAGAGCGCAACCGTCCACCTTGTTTAGAGAGCAACCGTCCACCATGTGTGATAACAGCCGAGATCCGGTGTTCTTTTAGCTCGTCTGTCACATTTACTCGCCGTCTACCTATAAGTACCTTTTTtacttagtttttgttttttactttacaTGTTGGTCATATCGTCGGTACAGATCTAAAGTCTTAGGTTTCCTTTACCCGTCATCTGTAGGTGTTAGATGTCTAGTGAGGTGTCAAGTAGTCAGTCCTATGCCCGTGAGGGAGCGGGCTATGAAGAGGTGTTCCCATCAGGTCAAGCAGACCAAGACATCTCTAGCGGGGAGAGGGAACTGTCAGCTAGCTCTCCTTCccatgtggaagatgaagggTAGGATGGGGACGGGTCAGAGTATGACTCGAACGACGACCTAGATGGTATAGATCCACCAGTCCAATCCGTCATAGGCCCTGGTGGTTTCAGAGTATTCGTCCTGCTCCCTTTATGGACGGTGAACGACTTCATTTCAACCATCAAGCCAGCGCACTTCAATACGTTAAGGCAAAAGTATCAAATACCCGACACCATATCCATCCATCTTCCATTTAAAACAGAGAAATGTTATTATTACGGTCTTGAAGACGTCGGGGTTTATGAGTAGATGCTAAAAGCTGGCCTCCGTTTTCCCCTGAGTGCATTACACCGTCGTCTTCTTCAATACCTGGGTCTGGCCGTCACACAGATTTCACCGAATGCATGGAGAGTTTTTCTGAGTGTCGACGTGCTGTATAGTGTAATGTCCGATAGGGCGAGACggttaacagtggaagaattctttcattgttaccgtccaTCCGAGATTACTAAATCAAAGGGCATGTACAGCTTCGTGGCGAGGAGTCCGGTACTTAGGCTGGTGTCCGAGACCCCGGACTCCAATCGTAACTGGAAGGGTCGATACTTCTTCCTTCAAGGAGATAACTGGATATGTCATCCAGGTGATGACGACTACATGCCGGTAGATAAAACATGGGGGATAATGCCCCCGTCTGGTATGAGCCCGTCTTGTTTTTAACCGTCCCTTTTTATGGATTTATTctcaattttgtttgtttgttttttatacaGCGAAGGACCGTCCACCTGTTACGACAGAACAGTTTGGTTTTTTGGAGAAGATCTTTCAAAAAACTAAGTTGTCGGAGAGGACTTGGTCCAAACTTGTCACCTTAGACACGATGCACTGGTATTGTGATGGTCTAGAACCCACAGCTGCAGCCCGTCGATACAACGCAAGAGTGTTCAAACGTAAGTTCTGAAATCCTTCCATTGTTACTCTAAGTTATGCACCTTTTTTACCATCTccttttgcagaaatggacgaTGCAAGGAGACGGGCTATTATCAAGCAGCAGGCAACCAAGAAAAAGCAAGGAGGCAATGCTCCTAAGACGGATCCGTCTCATCCTGCCACAAAGAGACCTTCCACTGAAAAGTCAGACCGTCACAACAAAAAACAGAAGCTGGTGACGGGGTTACCTGCCGGTCAAGGGTCCGGCATGGTGAGGCTACCTCCCAAGTTGGGAATAGGCAAGGGTAAAGGCCTAATGACCAACCCAGACCCCGTCAAGGAAAAGCCTCCCGTCCTGCTTCAGGAAGATCCCCAGTATGTCCTCCATCGAATTGGGTCTATAATAACGGAAGAGGACTATGAAGATCTCGAAAACTATGCTACCGAGGCTATGGGGGAAACCTGTTTGTTCAACTTAGCTCAGGTCAGTATCCGTCGCATATTTACTCCGTCTTGTACCTTTATGCCTTGAACTAATTGAAATTGGCGCAGGGGGTGCTTATGGCCAAAGGCTTGTTTGACCGTTGCCTGGCTCAAGAGAGAGCTCTTGAATGGGTTCGCGCCAAGGTAAAGGTGACGGCGGAGGAGCTAGACGAACTAAAGTTTTGGAGGGTTTGTCATGAACAGAAACTGAAACTATCCGAGCAGGCTCGTGAGAACCTGGAGAAAGAAGTGGAGTCGCTAAAGGAGACGGTTAAATCTAATGACGATAAGATTCATCAAGCGAAAGTTGAAGTCGTAAGAGAATACCGCGACTCCGACTCCCTTCTGGCCGAACTTGGCTCCTTGTTTAGTGACGAGTTTGACGACTGTCTCCGTCAGGTGAAGGCTTCATTCCCTGATCTGGACCTAGCTCACATCAACATCGATGCTGAGGCCTAGACCCCTGCTCACCCCGTCGACTCTGAAGGGACGGAGGAACTTTTTGGCGAAGTTCCTAGTGATGACGTGGTCACCAAAGCTGAAGAAGAAACCGTCGTCGCCGACACCCATCGGTCATTGATAGAAGGTCTTGAGAATAACGAAGAGACCGTTGTGGTTCAAGACTAAAGTAGATATTGTAGTGAACGAAAACAATTTGTCATTGtcttttgtaaaccttatttTGGTAACGTGtatgactttttctttttataatctagttggtttttatttttcatcggGCAATCCGTTCATTTTGTGAACTTTATTGTACTTTTATATTTCTTAGATAACCCGTCCATATCTAGACTTGATgcattttcatctttctttagATGATCCATCCACCTTGTGGAACTAATAACTTTTCATCCTAGTTGGATTATCCGTCCACTATGCGGACTTGGTAGATATTCATTCATTTTGGACTATCCGTCCATTATGTACATCCGTTCATTATGTAAACACATTTTCATACTTTTGGAtaatccgtccactgtgtggactacACATTTCGACCCTTTTGGGTGATCCATCCACTGTGTGGATATGGTCGAGTTTCATTTCGATGATCCGTCCACAATGTGGACTGTagattttcatcattttggatgatccgtccactttgcgGACTTAACATActttcatcctttttggatgatccgtccactatgtggactttaCATATTTCGACccttttgggtgatccgtccactgtgtggataTAGTAGATTTTCATCTTTTTGATGATCCCTCCACTATGCGAACTTAGTAGAGTTTCCTCCTGGTTGGATGATCCATCCATAATGTGGACattgtagattttcatccttttggatgatccgtccactgtgtggacttggtagattttcatcatttttggatgatctgtccactatgtggacttagtatGAATTCgcccactttgtggactttagtAGAGATCCGTcgactttgtggacttagtagagatccgtccactttgtggacttagtatggattcgtccactttgtagaCTTAGTAGATTTTGAGCACAGTACATttcatacattttaaataaaaactcttcTCATTATGACATACCGGTAGGCTATattgttcatgaaaaataaaaaactttggctttaataagtaaaaactatgactgtttgaaaataaattggAAACGAGGAGGTAGATGTTGTCTATGCCCCTCgactactggtagtatttcttcaagtgctctGTGTTCCATGGATGGCTCAATTTTCTTCTGTCtaacgtctccaagtagtacgttcccttcctatgccatgaaatgattcCATACGGTCCTTCCTAGTTAGGATCCAGTTTTCCTTGggaggcatcctttgtagcgcTGAGTACTTTTCGTAAGACTAGATCTCCCACCTGGAAATCCCTATGCctaaccttggagttgtaatgttttacCATCGTGTCTTGGTATCGCGCTAGTCTTTGTGCAGCTGCTGCCCTGACTTCGTCTACAAGGTCAAGTTGTAAACGCAAAGCTTTGTCATTCTTGCTCTCATCGTAGCTTTCCACACGGTAGCTTGCTAATCCTacctctgccggtatgagggccttaGTACCATACACCAATCGAAACAGTGTCTCTCCTGTCAGTGTTCTCGTcgttgtcctgtatgcccataaaacgcttggtagttcgtccggccagatgccttttgccccctcgagccgggtcttgataatcttcaataaggaccggttcgtgacttcaacttgtccgttggcctacGGGTGGGCGGGCGATGAGTAGTGATTTTTTATTCCAAGTTGAGAACAAAGTCTCTTAATGTGTCATTGTCGAATTGTTTCCcgttgtctgaaacgagcaccCTCGGAATTccatatctgcaaataatacttctccacacaaaGCTACGGGTGTTTTTCTCCGTAATAGTAGCTAGAGcgtctgcttccacccatttggtgaagtagtcaataccaaccaccaagaacttcagctgcctCACTGCTGTtgggaatggacccatgatgtctaacccccattgtgcaaacAGCCATGGAGTCGTCATAGGGGTAAATTCTTTTGTCGACTGcctaatgagattgccaaatcgttgacacttgtcgcaagctctaacgtatgtatgggcatccttttgcattgttggccaatagtattctactcggagtagcttgtgcactagagaccttgatctagaatggtttccacaaactccttcatggatCTCCCTCATCACATAGTCTGCTTCTCCGCAGccgaggcatcttagatat
This genomic interval carries:
- the LOC142620387 gene encoding uncharacterized protein LOC142620387, with product MAVCTMGVRHHGSIPNSSEAAEVLGGWTTTRTLTGETLFRLVYGTKALIPAEVGLASYRVESYDESKNDKALRLQLDLVDEVRAAAAQRLARYQDTMVKHYNSKVRHRDFQVGDLVLRKVLSATKDASQGKLDPN